A genomic stretch from bacterium includes:
- a CDS encoding biopolymer transporter ExbD codes for MKRQSYHALSEINVTNLVDVVLVLLIIFMVTAPLLQSGIDVRLPQTATAADEPSEGIVVTITKEGGVFVNDVYRTAQQWEEELGRLIRNKPGSKAYIRADAEVNYGLVVEILGIMKKLGLNDVGLVTQPSLKEMPPPVKWG; via the coding sequence GTGAAACGTCAGAGCTATCACGCTCTCTCTGAGATCAACGTCACCAACCTGGTCGACGTGGTCCTGGTGCTGCTGATCATCTTCATGGTGACCGCGCCGCTCCTGCAAAGCGGCATCGATGTCCGTCTGCCGCAGACCGCCACCGCCGCCGATGAGCCGTCGGAGGGGATTGTCGTCACCATCACCAAGGAGGGCGGCGTCTTCGTCAATGATGTCTACCGCACCGCCCAGCAATGGGAGGAGGAACTCGGCCGCCTGATCCGCAACAAACCCGGATCGAAGGCCTATATCCGCGCCGATGCCGAGGTCAATTACGGCCTGGTGGTTGAAATCCTCGGCATCATGAAGAAATTGGGACTCAATGACGTCGGTCTGGTCACCCAGCCGTCCCTGAAGGAGATGCCCCCGCCGGTAAAGTGGGGATAG
- a CDS encoding cell envelope integrity protein TolA gives MRRYLLWSVAFHAVFLFVGAVIAPLRGLSGPSHTMQVVSVGLVDFAEPGRVKGGPAAKPAAPAPAEDELIPKNPAVKEELADVKAPEKPKKDDDKDKKTEKPKTADKPAKKDTARAGGPALAAIDTGGVVGSLTEGGGGGDIWGVETGANVNPYHRQGFAAIRSNWRNPSFGRERRVCVVKFVVKRSGEITDIELEQKSGSDLFDRAALRAVQVTGSWPAFPNHWEEDEQIIHLEFEYRP, from the coding sequence GTGCGACGCTACCTCCTCTGGTCTGTGGCCTTCCACGCGGTCTTCCTGTTCGTCGGAGCCGTGATCGCGCCGTTGCGCGGTTTGTCCGGACCTTCGCACACGATGCAGGTGGTGAGCGTGGGGCTGGTCGACTTTGCCGAACCGGGACGTGTGAAGGGCGGCCCGGCGGCCAAACCGGCGGCGCCGGCGCCGGCCGAGGACGAATTGATTCCGAAAAACCCGGCGGTCAAGGAAGAACTGGCGGACGTGAAAGCGCCGGAGAAGCCCAAGAAGGACGACGACAAGGACAAGAAGACCGAAAAACCGAAGACCGCCGACAAACCGGCCAAGAAAGACACCGCCCGGGCCGGCGGCCCGGCGCTCGCCGCAATCGACACCGGCGGCGTTGTCGGGTCGTTGACCGAAGGCGGCGGAGGCGGGGACATCTGGGGAGTCGAGACCGGCGCCAACGTCAACCCCTACCACCGCCAGGGTTTTGCTGCCATTCGCAGCAACTGGCGCAATCCGAGTTTCGGCCGTGAGCGCCGGGTATGTGTCGTGAAGTTCGTCGTCAAACGCTCAGGCGAGATCACCGACATCGAATTGGAGCAAAAATCCGGCTCCGACCTGTTCGATCGCGCCGCCTTGCGCGCGGTGCAAGTGACCGGCTCCTGGCCGGCGTTCCCGAATCACTGGGAGGAAGATGAACAGATCATTCACCTCGAATTTGAGTACCGCCCCTAG